The sequence CTGAATATGCAAAGTACAGGAATTGTATGCCAGGGTCACTTGATGCTAAAAAAGTTGCTGGGAAAATAATTGTTTGTATGAATGATTACTGGTCAATATCAAGATTAATCAAGAAATTAGTTGTGCAAGATGCTAATGCAAAaggtttaattttaattgaCGAGCAAGAGAAAAGTTCTCCCTTTGATTCAGGCAATTTCCCATTTGCTGAATTTGGAAAAATAGCTGGGGCAAAAATTCTTCAGTATATTAATTCCTCCCAGTAAGATTCATCTATCTTTTTCACAAATAccgtaaaaaaaatttttttttactcgCACTCAATATTTACATCAAATCACAGAAATCCACATGCGATTATATTTCCGATTAATGAGATCCGAAGATTTAAGCCAGCTCCTGTAGTCGCAGATTCTTCTTCACGTGGACCCGCATCACTTACCGAAAATATTCTCAAGgttataattaattagttatatagtATATAAGTTAAACTCGAGCGATAAATTATGTGTTACTATTggattatgatttatttaaatataattttttttatgtatgtgCAGCCTGATATAACAGCTCCTGGTGTTGGAATTTTATCAGCTATGATCCCAAATACTGAAAAAGGATCATCTTTATTTGGTATTACATCAGGAACATCAATGGCATGTCCACATGTAAGTGGAGCTATGGCCTTCATTAAATCAATTCATCCAACATGGACCTTTTCAATGATCAAATCTGCTATAATGACAACAGGTATTTGATTTCTAACATTGAACTTTATCGAAGGATGTTCGAtcgattcttttttttcttattgatgCAAAATGTAGTCTGATCAGTTACGAAATTAGAAATTTCATtagaaaaggacaaatatactcCGAATTATTGTAAATGGTATGTTAATACcctccgtcatacttttgggacattagTGCACCTGCCGTCTAAAAACAAGAACATATATGCCCTTCGCtctaacggaagactaaataggaCACGTGACACAATTTTAGCCGTCCTTCCAATATTCAATAAATGTCTGAtcggtggataagattatgatatgtgtATGTTCATTAGTATAAAGGggatatatgctctagtttctAGACGGCATGAGGATCAATGACCCAAAGTATGTTAGAAAGATATCTGTATACCATTTACTATAGTTCTGAGGTATATTTGtctcatttcattaatatttaatatatacataagaaacattgcTTTTAACCTATATATTTCGTATAATTTTCTATATAgatgacataattttttaacttaaggTGTTCTCGACAGCAACTGAATTttcgtttttatttattttttctctctgCAGCAGCAATATCTAATAATCTGAGAATGCCCTTGACAAATACATCAAATCTTGATGCAAGTCCACATGAAATTGGTGCTGGTGAATTAAATCCTATTAAAGCTCTAAATCCAGGCCTAATATTTGAAACAACCATGAATGATTACTACAATTTCCTTTGTTATTATGgatacaaagaaaaagaaattagatTAATAGtatcaaagaaaaacaattttaattGTCCAAGAAATAGTACTAGTACTACCAAAAAGGAACTCATATCACACATGAATTACCCTTCAATCTCTATAGAAAAACTTGATCAAAATTATGGGGTCTCGAGAGTCAAACGAGTTGCGATGAATGTTGGTTCTCCAAATGCCACGTATACTTCCTCGATTATTGGTCCACCCGGTTTGATTGTTAGGGTTTTTCcagaaaaaattgaatttgtgaaagaaataaagaaagtttCTTTTGACATATTGTTTGATGGTAAGAACGCATCAAAAGGTTATAATTTTGGATTTATAATATGGTCAGATGGCTTTCATAAAGTTAAGATGGTATTTGCAGTGAACGTTGAatagttttaattattttttttattttgtagagatttgatatattattgtAACTTGTATTTATAAATTGGAATACAAATAATTTTGATGAGAGTTCTTGTAAACTCTTGATATTTCTAGCTTTTGCTTATTCATGAAACAATTAATTGCTCATagctaatgatttttttaaaaaaaataatttgttgttATATGTGATTTGTGACAGAATTTGATGCTTAGCTATCAAATTTATCCGTTGCTATTTTTTTAAAGTGGTGGTAGAACTTTGTATTCAAAACTCACTGCTTGAAATATTTTAGTAGTGgattttataagttttttgaaagttaaaagtgtaatttatttatttatttaaaaaaggcttattcatttttttattattttaaaaataaaatattaaattcaaattgtttgatttgatgACGTTTGTATAAATCTTAGTAAGTGATCAAAATTAGCCTAATATAGAGGTCTAAAACCTTTTTCTCCAATTTCTTTTTTAgccaaatatagaaaaaaaatattttatttcaaaaaaacaaaaataattttggtaAAATACACTATGCTTGCTTAAAAATTCCAAATAgaatagaaaaatcaaaacaaaatcctaatATTTTCCTCCTTCCTACTTCCTTATAGTTTAGTACtaatattactattaattaaattttattattgtttaccCTTTTTATCAATGTACactaagtcaaaaaataatcatattgaataaaagaaaaagagatttgatattttctatattCTTTGTTAAAATATCCCAAAccaatatatcatattttgtggACACCCTTTCTTGGTTAACAAAACCTTGCACGTGCTTCAATAAACCACATGTGTAAAAcatttatatatgttaaataaaaatttatattatataataataaataaatttaattaattacttggGCTAAAGAgtaactaaaaataaagaatttgttttttttactaataataAATGCAAAGCAGTAAGTATAACCTACTTTACTTCTTCCTTGTGCGAAACTCAGATCACAAAGGGGCTGAAGGTTTTCGATTTTCTCtgataaattttacttttttttatgaatttatatctATGTATGCGGTTGTGAGCagatgggtttttttttttgtgaattttggttAGTAAATGCTGTGTGTGTTTTATGTAGGAAATTTGCGGAAGGAGATCTGATGTACTTGCTTGTGGATCTTAATTATTCAGGAGATCATGATCGCCATAGAGCATAAaggtatgatttttaaatttttttttgatatgggTGTTTGTTCTGCTATATGTTTTATGTGTGGAATTGGTGGTGGTGGATCTTGATTTTTGTAGAAATTGTGGGGTTGAATTGAAGTAGAGGAATTGGGGGTCGATGTGTAATTCTTTTGAATGGAATGATAAAGGGTTTGATTGTTCACAGTGGTTTTTCGTTGTGAATGGATGTGAAAGAGTGAGTTTTTGATCAGCTAGTGCTATTGATGTTCTCTTAGTAGCTCAGTTGGTTAGCTAACCAGCTAGCTGAATTTTCACCTAGTTGGTGAGGGTTGTAAATTGTAATCCCCTATTTTTCAAAAAGGGGAAGACTAGGAAGACCTTACGATTGAATAAttggaaatcaatttttgaTAATAATGGTAGTGTCTGAGCAATGTTGCACGCATCTCGACTATTCCACCAGGTACTGGTTACGTCCCACCACTATTCCACCTGTACTTGCTACCTCTCACCAGTTCAGATATCGATAATGCTTCTGACACTAAGATTTAACTACAAATATCACCAGTGCTCTTTTGTCTCTCACGAGGTTTGACCCTAGTCTCATAGGGTCACATCAACTTCATTGACCTCTTGGTGATAAACTTGGTTGGACATTACTTATCCGGAGTGCGATTGTTTGTTGGGATGTGGGGTAAGTTTGTTTTTAGGTTATGGAATTTGGCTTCCTCCTCATCACAAAGGGAGTTTATGTTGTAACTTAGAACTGTAGTTTTGGTGGTAGttgaatttgaagtttgaaTGAATATATTAGTTCTTCCTAACCCATCAAAGAGCAGCATTGATACTTTAGTTTTTAAGATACTATTTTGTACAAAAGTTGTTATTTGGCTAGGTTATTCTGTTGTCAATGGGTTAgagtaataaataaaactacTAATTCTACTACCCGCTTCTGTGAGAGAACAAATCGGTATAAAAAGCGACAAACACCTACGTTTTGGTTCCAAACACTCTGGGGTCAGCTAAATGAATGCTCCCTGACCATATTGCTCCATTTAAGCTTATTTCAGACCAATCAtatatagattaaaaataataataagaagtaCTAGAAATTCTCTGTATATTTTATTGGCGTATAAATCTCAATTAACTAAAAGA comes from Solanum pennellii chromosome 1, SPENNV200 and encodes:
- the LOC107014952 gene encoding CO(2)-response secreted protease-like isoform X2; protein product: MGSPLNNSGDSAEISKLTHLQMLSSIIPSEESERISVKHSFHHAYRGFCALLTKQEATLLSGYEEVVSVFPDPILELHTTRSWDFLASYDSTNNYNYHASSNYDVIIGVIDTGIWPESPSFDDQHIGEVPSRWKGVCMEGFDFHKSNCNRKLIGARFYDIEDEDSTKLPKTTRKPNGTPRDRVGHGTNTASIAAGAFVPNATYYGLASGIARGGSPFSRIATYKACSEGYCQGSAILKAIDDAIKDGVDIISISIGRSFVFQTDFKDDPIAIGAFHAAERGIGVVCSGGNEGPDPYTLTNFAPWIFTVAASTIDRKFQTNVALGNNVTLKGTGISFNTSPHAETYPLVFGENVYFHPSLTSQARNCMPGSLDAKKVAGKIIVCMNDYWSISRLIKKLVVQDANAKGLILIDEQEKSSPFDSGNFPFAEFGKIAGAKILQYINSSQNPHAIIFPINEIRRFKPAPVVADSSSRGPASLTENILKPDITAPGVGILSAMIPNTEKGSSLFGITSGTSMACPHVSGAMAFIKSIHPTWTFSMIKSAIMTTAAISNNLRMPLTNTSNLDASPHEIGAGELNPIKALNPGLIFETTMNDYYNFLCYYGYKEKEIRLIVSKKNNFNCPRNSTSTTKKELISHMNYPSISIEKLDQNYGVSRVKRVAMNVGSPNATYTSSIIGPPGLIVRVFPEKIEFVKEIKKVSFDILFDGKNASKGYNFGFIIWSDGFHKVKMVFAVNVE